A stretch of the Conger conger chromosome 3, fConCon1.1, whole genome shotgun sequence genome encodes the following:
- the tnip1 gene encoding TNFAIP3-interacting protein 1 isoform X2 — protein MEGKGPFRIYDPGGSEPSGTSYRQLVEENGVLRERMKGLKSLGHLLEESQQEASKLRQRVEELVRDNETLRSSTSSSVSSLCVAPPVQVDLQAQVKTHGPSAVEPTQPSNCPTVHSVQPESTEGSSEFEVVNMDEKGASGDDKSGETQLPRETLGLASQLQRLESSFSLFSEESNPNQLLAHLGRMAVEFNRLSSKVQKNEQRTSLLQTLCEQLRQENSELRKKMEEDLQHRNQDLELLRQENLKLRKLVTGSEEPTGSQSQEAVREDVVKLEPLGAKMEAAMTQQCCFAFMQSTKGAEKAASKPCDPEMLEKKSKPCDPESYEKKIKLLEKQRKDVLEVNKQWDIQWNSMKQQFEQKITDLRQRLADSQKAVGELEAEREQRQRDYDKKLLLAKSKIENLQAEKEVLSTETGEQRQKVRYLQEQLLPLSKQREYQEKEIQRLNRALEEALNLHPPSSAQQPQFGNHGDGSGGSRRQELLTQIAVLKEQVKIFEEDFQKERSDRERMNEEKEDLRRQVDRLQGQMTNLTNQLHQTQSECQRERAERCKLERLHMHLKQGPHERRTSDPTSSSANGPLSPPYIGHFAAPGPPAPSQGFEAWPAHCPPRMPNIGPTHGRDFQPHHPGFPWQTSFPQPRGGRAPPEAPRPPPENTGFGKRERQNMDPGKH, from the exons ATGGAAGGAAAAGGACCGTTCAGGATCTACGATCCGGGTGGGAGTGAGCCCAGTGGCACCTCCTACAGGCAGCTGGTGGAAGAGAACGGCGTTCTGAGGGAGAGGATGAAGGGACTGAAGAGCTTAG GCCACCTCCTGGAGGAGTCGCAGCAGGAGGCGTCGAAACTGCGGCAGAGGGTGGAGGAGCTGGTGAGGGACAACGAGACCCTGCGGtcctccacctcttcctccGTGTCCAGCCTGTGTGTGGCTCCCCCCGTTCAGGTCGACCTCCAGG CCCAGGTCAAGACACACGGACCCTCTGCCGTCGAGCCCACCCAGCCATCCAACTGCCCCACAGTACACTCAGTCCAGCCAGAGTCCACC GAAGGATCGTCGGAATTTGAAGTGGTGAACATGGATGAAAAGGGGGCGTCCGGTGATGACAAATCG GGCGAGACGCAGTTGCCCAGGGAAACGCTAGGGCTGGCCAGCCAGCTGCAGAGACTGGAGAGCTCCTTCAGCCTGTTCTCTGAGGAGTCCAACCCCAACCAGCTGCTGGCACACCTGGGCCGCATGGCCGTGGAGTTCAACCGCCTCTCCTCCAAAGTGCAGAAGAACGAGCAGCGCACCTCCCTCCTGCAG actctGTGTGAGCAGCTTCGCCAGGAGAACAGCGAGCTCCGTAAGAAGATGGAGGAGGACCTGCAGCACAGAAACCAGGACCTGGAGCTGCTCAG GCAGGAGAACCTGAAGCTGAGGAAGCTGGTCACCGGCAGCGAGGAGCCCACGGGAAGCCAATCGCAGGAGGCAGTCAGGGAAGACGTGGTGAAACTGGAACCCCTCGGAGCCAAGATGGAGGCGGCCATGACTCAGCAG TGTTGTTTTGCGTTCATGCAGAGCACCAAAGGTGCAGAGAAAGCAGCGTCGAAGCCCTGCGACCCGGAAATGCTGGAAAAGAAGAGCAAGCCATGTGACCCAGAATCGTACGAGAAAAAGATCAAACTCctggagaagcagaggaaggaT GTGCTGGAAGTGAACAAGCAGTGGGACATACAGTGGAACTCCATGAAGCAGCAGTTTGAACAGAAG ATCACAGACCTCAGGCAGCGGCTGGCGGACTCTCAGAAGGCCGTGGGGGAGCTGGAGGCAGAGCGGGAGCAGAGACAGCGGGATTACGATAAGAAGCTTCTGCTGGCAAAGTCCAAGATCGAGAACCTACAG GCGGAGAAGGAGGTCTTAAGTACAGAGACTGGGGAGCAGAGGCAGAAGGTTCGTTACCTGCAGGAGCAGCTGCTGCCGCTCAGTAAACAGCGTGAATATCAAGAGAAGGAGATCCAGCGCCTCAATCGC GCCCTGGAAGAAGCCCTGAACCTGCACCCCCCGTCGTCGGCTCAGCAACCTCAGTTTGGGAACCATGGAGACGGGTCGGGAGGCAGCCGGCGTCAGGAGCTTCTGACCCAGATCGCCGTGCTGAAGGAGCAG GTGAAGATCTTCGAGGAGGACTTCCAGAAGGAGAGGAGCGACAGGGAGAGGATGaatgaggagaaggaggatCTGCGGAGACAGGTGGACAGGCTTCAGGGCCAGATGACCAATCTCACCAATCAG CTGCATCAGACACAGAGTGAGTGTCAGAGAGAGCGTGCAGAGAGGTGTAAGCTGGAGAGACTGCACATGCACCTCAAACAG GGCCCGCATGAGCGACGTACCTCAGACCCCACGTCCAGCTCTGCCAACGGGCCCCTGAGCCCCCCCTACATTGGGCACTTcgcggcccccggcccccccgccccgtccCAGGGCTTCGAGGCCTGGCCCGCCCACTGCCCCCCGAGGATGCCCAACATCGGCCCCACCCACGGGCGGGACTTCCAGCCCCATCACCCA GGGTTCCCCTGGCAGACTTCGTTCCCTCAGCCCCGAGGCGGGAGAGCACCCCCAGAGGCCCCACGACCGCCCCCAGAGAACACAG GGTTCGGGAAGCGGGAGCGACAGAACATGGACCCCGGGAAGCACTGA
- the tnip1 gene encoding TNFAIP3-interacting protein 1 isoform X1, translating to MEGKGPFRIYDPGGSEPSGTSYRQLVEENGVLRERMKGLKSLGHLLEESQQEASKLRQRVEELVRDNETLRSSTSSSVSSLCVAPPVQVDLQAQVKTHGPSAVEPTQPSNCPTVHSVQPESTEGSSEFEVVNMDEKGASGDDKSGETQLPRETLGLASQLQRLESSFSLFSEESNPNQLLAHLGRMAVEFNRLSSKVQKNEQRTSLLQTLCEQLRQENSELRKKMEEDLQHRNQDLELLRQENLKLRKLVTGSEEPTGSQSQEAVREDVVKLEPLGAKMEAAMTQQCCFAFMQSTKGAEKAASKPCDPEMLEKKSKPCDPESYEKKIKLLEKQRKDVLEVNKQWDIQWNSMKQQFEQKITDLRQRLADSQKAVGELEAEREQRQRDYDKKLLLAKSKIENLQAEKEVLSTETGEQRQKVRYLQEQLLPLSKQREYQEKEIQRLNRALEEALNLHPPSSAQQPQFGNHGDGSGGSRRQELLTQIAVLKEQVKIFEEDFQKERSDRERMNEEKEDLRRQVDRLQGQMTNLTNQLHQTQSECQRERAERCKLERLHMHLKQGPHERRTSDPTSSSANGPLSPPYIGHFAAPGPPAPSQGFEAWPAHCPPRMPNIGPTHGRDFQPHHPGFPWQTSFPQPRGGRAPPEAPRPPPENTDAPAAGFGKRERQNMDPGKH from the exons ATGGAAGGAAAAGGACCGTTCAGGATCTACGATCCGGGTGGGAGTGAGCCCAGTGGCACCTCCTACAGGCAGCTGGTGGAAGAGAACGGCGTTCTGAGGGAGAGGATGAAGGGACTGAAGAGCTTAG GCCACCTCCTGGAGGAGTCGCAGCAGGAGGCGTCGAAACTGCGGCAGAGGGTGGAGGAGCTGGTGAGGGACAACGAGACCCTGCGGtcctccacctcttcctccGTGTCCAGCCTGTGTGTGGCTCCCCCCGTTCAGGTCGACCTCCAGG CCCAGGTCAAGACACACGGACCCTCTGCCGTCGAGCCCACCCAGCCATCCAACTGCCCCACAGTACACTCAGTCCAGCCAGAGTCCACC GAAGGATCGTCGGAATTTGAAGTGGTGAACATGGATGAAAAGGGGGCGTCCGGTGATGACAAATCG GGCGAGACGCAGTTGCCCAGGGAAACGCTAGGGCTGGCCAGCCAGCTGCAGAGACTGGAGAGCTCCTTCAGCCTGTTCTCTGAGGAGTCCAACCCCAACCAGCTGCTGGCACACCTGGGCCGCATGGCCGTGGAGTTCAACCGCCTCTCCTCCAAAGTGCAGAAGAACGAGCAGCGCACCTCCCTCCTGCAG actctGTGTGAGCAGCTTCGCCAGGAGAACAGCGAGCTCCGTAAGAAGATGGAGGAGGACCTGCAGCACAGAAACCAGGACCTGGAGCTGCTCAG GCAGGAGAACCTGAAGCTGAGGAAGCTGGTCACCGGCAGCGAGGAGCCCACGGGAAGCCAATCGCAGGAGGCAGTCAGGGAAGACGTGGTGAAACTGGAACCCCTCGGAGCCAAGATGGAGGCGGCCATGACTCAGCAG TGTTGTTTTGCGTTCATGCAGAGCACCAAAGGTGCAGAGAAAGCAGCGTCGAAGCCCTGCGACCCGGAAATGCTGGAAAAGAAGAGCAAGCCATGTGACCCAGAATCGTACGAGAAAAAGATCAAACTCctggagaagcagaggaaggaT GTGCTGGAAGTGAACAAGCAGTGGGACATACAGTGGAACTCCATGAAGCAGCAGTTTGAACAGAAG ATCACAGACCTCAGGCAGCGGCTGGCGGACTCTCAGAAGGCCGTGGGGGAGCTGGAGGCAGAGCGGGAGCAGAGACAGCGGGATTACGATAAGAAGCTTCTGCTGGCAAAGTCCAAGATCGAGAACCTACAG GCGGAGAAGGAGGTCTTAAGTACAGAGACTGGGGAGCAGAGGCAGAAGGTTCGTTACCTGCAGGAGCAGCTGCTGCCGCTCAGTAAACAGCGTGAATATCAAGAGAAGGAGATCCAGCGCCTCAATCGC GCCCTGGAAGAAGCCCTGAACCTGCACCCCCCGTCGTCGGCTCAGCAACCTCAGTTTGGGAACCATGGAGACGGGTCGGGAGGCAGCCGGCGTCAGGAGCTTCTGACCCAGATCGCCGTGCTGAAGGAGCAG GTGAAGATCTTCGAGGAGGACTTCCAGAAGGAGAGGAGCGACAGGGAGAGGATGaatgaggagaaggaggatCTGCGGAGACAGGTGGACAGGCTTCAGGGCCAGATGACCAATCTCACCAATCAG CTGCATCAGACACAGAGTGAGTGTCAGAGAGAGCGTGCAGAGAGGTGTAAGCTGGAGAGACTGCACATGCACCTCAAACAG GGCCCGCATGAGCGACGTACCTCAGACCCCACGTCCAGCTCTGCCAACGGGCCCCTGAGCCCCCCCTACATTGGGCACTTcgcggcccccggcccccccgccccgtccCAGGGCTTCGAGGCCTGGCCCGCCCACTGCCCCCCGAGGATGCCCAACATCGGCCCCACCCACGGGCGGGACTTCCAGCCCCATCACCCA GGGTTCCCCTGGCAGACTTCGTTCCCTCAGCCCCGAGGCGGGAGAGCACCCCCAGAGGCCCCACGACCGCCCCCAGAGAACACAG ATGCCCCTGCCGCAGGGTTCGGGAAGCGGGAGCGACAGAACATGGACCCCGGGAAGCACTGA
- the tnip1 gene encoding TNFAIP3-interacting protein 1 isoform X7 gives MEGKGPFRIYDPGGSEPSGTSYRQLVEENGVLRERMKGLKSLGHLLEESQQEASKLRQRVEELVRDNETLRSSTSSSVSSLCVAPPVQVDLQAQVKTHGPSAVEPTQPSNCPTVHSVQPESTEGSSEFEVVNMDEKGASGDDKSGETQLPRETLGLASQLQRLESSFSLFSEESNPNQLLAHLGRMAVEFNRLSSKVQKNEQRTSLLQTLCEQLRQENSELRKKMEEDLQHRNQDLELLRQENLKLRKLVTGSEEPTGSQSQEAVREDVVKLEPLGAKMEAAMTQQCCFAFMQSTKGAEKAASKPCDPEMLEKKSKPCDPESYEKKIKLLEKQRKDVLEVNKQWDIQWNSMKQQFEQKITDLRQRLADSQKAVGELEAEREQRQRDYDKKLLLAKSKIENLQAEKEVLSTETGEQRQKVRYLQEQLLPLSKQREYQEKEIQRLNRALEEALNLHPPSSAQQPQFGNHGDGSGGSRRQELLTQIAVLKEQVKIFEEDFQKERSDRERMNEEKEDLRRQVDRLQGQMTNLTNQLHQTQSECQRERAERCKLERLHMHLKQGFPWQTSFPQPRGGRAPPEAPRPPPENTGFGKRERQNMDPGKH, from the exons ATGGAAGGAAAAGGACCGTTCAGGATCTACGATCCGGGTGGGAGTGAGCCCAGTGGCACCTCCTACAGGCAGCTGGTGGAAGAGAACGGCGTTCTGAGGGAGAGGATGAAGGGACTGAAGAGCTTAG GCCACCTCCTGGAGGAGTCGCAGCAGGAGGCGTCGAAACTGCGGCAGAGGGTGGAGGAGCTGGTGAGGGACAACGAGACCCTGCGGtcctccacctcttcctccGTGTCCAGCCTGTGTGTGGCTCCCCCCGTTCAGGTCGACCTCCAGG CCCAGGTCAAGACACACGGACCCTCTGCCGTCGAGCCCACCCAGCCATCCAACTGCCCCACAGTACACTCAGTCCAGCCAGAGTCCACC GAAGGATCGTCGGAATTTGAAGTGGTGAACATGGATGAAAAGGGGGCGTCCGGTGATGACAAATCG GGCGAGACGCAGTTGCCCAGGGAAACGCTAGGGCTGGCCAGCCAGCTGCAGAGACTGGAGAGCTCCTTCAGCCTGTTCTCTGAGGAGTCCAACCCCAACCAGCTGCTGGCACACCTGGGCCGCATGGCCGTGGAGTTCAACCGCCTCTCCTCCAAAGTGCAGAAGAACGAGCAGCGCACCTCCCTCCTGCAG actctGTGTGAGCAGCTTCGCCAGGAGAACAGCGAGCTCCGTAAGAAGATGGAGGAGGACCTGCAGCACAGAAACCAGGACCTGGAGCTGCTCAG GCAGGAGAACCTGAAGCTGAGGAAGCTGGTCACCGGCAGCGAGGAGCCCACGGGAAGCCAATCGCAGGAGGCAGTCAGGGAAGACGTGGTGAAACTGGAACCCCTCGGAGCCAAGATGGAGGCGGCCATGACTCAGCAG TGTTGTTTTGCGTTCATGCAGAGCACCAAAGGTGCAGAGAAAGCAGCGTCGAAGCCCTGCGACCCGGAAATGCTGGAAAAGAAGAGCAAGCCATGTGACCCAGAATCGTACGAGAAAAAGATCAAACTCctggagaagcagaggaaggaT GTGCTGGAAGTGAACAAGCAGTGGGACATACAGTGGAACTCCATGAAGCAGCAGTTTGAACAGAAG ATCACAGACCTCAGGCAGCGGCTGGCGGACTCTCAGAAGGCCGTGGGGGAGCTGGAGGCAGAGCGGGAGCAGAGACAGCGGGATTACGATAAGAAGCTTCTGCTGGCAAAGTCCAAGATCGAGAACCTACAG GCGGAGAAGGAGGTCTTAAGTACAGAGACTGGGGAGCAGAGGCAGAAGGTTCGTTACCTGCAGGAGCAGCTGCTGCCGCTCAGTAAACAGCGTGAATATCAAGAGAAGGAGATCCAGCGCCTCAATCGC GCCCTGGAAGAAGCCCTGAACCTGCACCCCCCGTCGTCGGCTCAGCAACCTCAGTTTGGGAACCATGGAGACGGGTCGGGAGGCAGCCGGCGTCAGGAGCTTCTGACCCAGATCGCCGTGCTGAAGGAGCAG GTGAAGATCTTCGAGGAGGACTTCCAGAAGGAGAGGAGCGACAGGGAGAGGATGaatgaggagaaggaggatCTGCGGAGACAGGTGGACAGGCTTCAGGGCCAGATGACCAATCTCACCAATCAG CTGCATCAGACACAGAGTGAGTGTCAGAGAGAGCGTGCAGAGAGGTGTAAGCTGGAGAGACTGCACATGCACCTCAAACAG GGGTTCCCCTGGCAGACTTCGTTCCCTCAGCCCCGAGGCGGGAGAGCACCCCCAGAGGCCCCACGACCGCCCCCAGAGAACACAG GGTTCGGGAAGCGGGAGCGACAGAACATGGACCCCGGGAAGCACTGA
- the tnip1 gene encoding TNFAIP3-interacting protein 1 isoform X6 codes for MEGKGPFRIYDPGGSEPSGTSYRQLVEENGVLRERMKGLKSLGHLLEESQQEASKLRQRVEELVRDNETLRSSTSSSVSSLCVAPPVQVDLQAQVKTHGPSAVEPTQPSNCPTVHSVQPESTEGSSEFEVVNMDEKGASGDDKSGETQLPRETLGLASQLQRLESSFSLFSEESNPNQLLAHLGRMAVEFNRLSSKVQKNEQRTSLLQTLCEQLRQENSELRKKMEEDLQHRNQDLELLRQENLKLRKLVTGSEEPTGSQSQEAVREDVVKLEPLGAKMEAAMTQQCCFAFMQSTKGAEKAASKPCDPEMLEKKSKPCDPESYEKKIKLLEKQRKDVLEVNKQWDIQWNSMKQQFEQKITDLRQRLADSQKAVGELEAEREQRQRDYDKKLLLAKSKIENLQAEKEVLSTETGEQRQKVRYLQEQLLPLSKQREYQEKEIQRLNRALEEALNLHPPSSAQQPQFGNHGDGSGGSRRQELLTQIAVLKEQVKIFEEDFQKERSDRERMNEEKEDLRRQVDRLQGQMTNLTNQLHQTQSECQRERAERCKLERLHMHLKQGFPWQTSFPQPRGGRAPPEAPRPPPENTDAPAAGFGKRERQNMDPGKH; via the exons ATGGAAGGAAAAGGACCGTTCAGGATCTACGATCCGGGTGGGAGTGAGCCCAGTGGCACCTCCTACAGGCAGCTGGTGGAAGAGAACGGCGTTCTGAGGGAGAGGATGAAGGGACTGAAGAGCTTAG GCCACCTCCTGGAGGAGTCGCAGCAGGAGGCGTCGAAACTGCGGCAGAGGGTGGAGGAGCTGGTGAGGGACAACGAGACCCTGCGGtcctccacctcttcctccGTGTCCAGCCTGTGTGTGGCTCCCCCCGTTCAGGTCGACCTCCAGG CCCAGGTCAAGACACACGGACCCTCTGCCGTCGAGCCCACCCAGCCATCCAACTGCCCCACAGTACACTCAGTCCAGCCAGAGTCCACC GAAGGATCGTCGGAATTTGAAGTGGTGAACATGGATGAAAAGGGGGCGTCCGGTGATGACAAATCG GGCGAGACGCAGTTGCCCAGGGAAACGCTAGGGCTGGCCAGCCAGCTGCAGAGACTGGAGAGCTCCTTCAGCCTGTTCTCTGAGGAGTCCAACCCCAACCAGCTGCTGGCACACCTGGGCCGCATGGCCGTGGAGTTCAACCGCCTCTCCTCCAAAGTGCAGAAGAACGAGCAGCGCACCTCCCTCCTGCAG actctGTGTGAGCAGCTTCGCCAGGAGAACAGCGAGCTCCGTAAGAAGATGGAGGAGGACCTGCAGCACAGAAACCAGGACCTGGAGCTGCTCAG GCAGGAGAACCTGAAGCTGAGGAAGCTGGTCACCGGCAGCGAGGAGCCCACGGGAAGCCAATCGCAGGAGGCAGTCAGGGAAGACGTGGTGAAACTGGAACCCCTCGGAGCCAAGATGGAGGCGGCCATGACTCAGCAG TGTTGTTTTGCGTTCATGCAGAGCACCAAAGGTGCAGAGAAAGCAGCGTCGAAGCCCTGCGACCCGGAAATGCTGGAAAAGAAGAGCAAGCCATGTGACCCAGAATCGTACGAGAAAAAGATCAAACTCctggagaagcagaggaaggaT GTGCTGGAAGTGAACAAGCAGTGGGACATACAGTGGAACTCCATGAAGCAGCAGTTTGAACAGAAG ATCACAGACCTCAGGCAGCGGCTGGCGGACTCTCAGAAGGCCGTGGGGGAGCTGGAGGCAGAGCGGGAGCAGAGACAGCGGGATTACGATAAGAAGCTTCTGCTGGCAAAGTCCAAGATCGAGAACCTACAG GCGGAGAAGGAGGTCTTAAGTACAGAGACTGGGGAGCAGAGGCAGAAGGTTCGTTACCTGCAGGAGCAGCTGCTGCCGCTCAGTAAACAGCGTGAATATCAAGAGAAGGAGATCCAGCGCCTCAATCGC GCCCTGGAAGAAGCCCTGAACCTGCACCCCCCGTCGTCGGCTCAGCAACCTCAGTTTGGGAACCATGGAGACGGGTCGGGAGGCAGCCGGCGTCAGGAGCTTCTGACCCAGATCGCCGTGCTGAAGGAGCAG GTGAAGATCTTCGAGGAGGACTTCCAGAAGGAGAGGAGCGACAGGGAGAGGATGaatgaggagaaggaggatCTGCGGAGACAGGTGGACAGGCTTCAGGGCCAGATGACCAATCTCACCAATCAG CTGCATCAGACACAGAGTGAGTGTCAGAGAGAGCGTGCAGAGAGGTGTAAGCTGGAGAGACTGCACATGCACCTCAAACAG GGGTTCCCCTGGCAGACTTCGTTCCCTCAGCCCCGAGGCGGGAGAGCACCCCCAGAGGCCCCACGACCGCCCCCAGAGAACACAG ATGCCCCTGCCGCAGGGTTCGGGAAGCGGGAGCGACAGAACATGGACCCCGGGAAGCACTGA
- the tnip1 gene encoding TNFAIP3-interacting protein 1 isoform X10, which yields MDEKGASGDDKSGETQLPRETLGLASQLQRLESSFSLFSEESNPNQLLAHLGRMAVEFNRLSSKVQKNEQRTSLLQTLCEQLRQENSELRKKMEEDLQHRNQDLELLRQENLKLRKLVTGSEEPTGSQSQEAVREDVVKLEPLGAKMEAAMTQQCCFAFMQSTKGAEKAASKPCDPEMLEKKSKPCDPESYEKKIKLLEKQRKDVLEVNKQWDIQWNSMKQQFEQKITDLRQRLADSQKAVGELEAEREQRQRDYDKKLLLAKSKIENLQAEKEVLSTETGEQRQKVRYLQEQLLPLSKQREYQEKEIQRLNRALEEALNLHPPSSAQQPQFGNHGDGSGGSRRQELLTQIAVLKEQVKIFEEDFQKERSDRERMNEEKEDLRRQVDRLQGQMTNLTNQLHQTQSECQRERAERCKLERLHMHLKQGPHERRTSDPTSSSANGPLSPPYIGHFAAPGPPAPSQGFEAWPAHCPPRMPNIGPTHGRDFQPHHPGFPWQTSFPQPRGGRAPPEAPRPPPENTDAPAAGFGKRERQNMDPGKH from the exons ATGGATGAAAAGGGGGCGTCCGGTGATGACAAATCG GGCGAGACGCAGTTGCCCAGGGAAACGCTAGGGCTGGCCAGCCAGCTGCAGAGACTGGAGAGCTCCTTCAGCCTGTTCTCTGAGGAGTCCAACCCCAACCAGCTGCTGGCACACCTGGGCCGCATGGCCGTGGAGTTCAACCGCCTCTCCTCCAAAGTGCAGAAGAACGAGCAGCGCACCTCCCTCCTGCAG actctGTGTGAGCAGCTTCGCCAGGAGAACAGCGAGCTCCGTAAGAAGATGGAGGAGGACCTGCAGCACAGAAACCAGGACCTGGAGCTGCTCAG GCAGGAGAACCTGAAGCTGAGGAAGCTGGTCACCGGCAGCGAGGAGCCCACGGGAAGCCAATCGCAGGAGGCAGTCAGGGAAGACGTGGTGAAACTGGAACCCCTCGGAGCCAAGATGGAGGCGGCCATGACTCAGCAG TGTTGTTTTGCGTTCATGCAGAGCACCAAAGGTGCAGAGAAAGCAGCGTCGAAGCCCTGCGACCCGGAAATGCTGGAAAAGAAGAGCAAGCCATGTGACCCAGAATCGTACGAGAAAAAGATCAAACTCctggagaagcagaggaaggaT GTGCTGGAAGTGAACAAGCAGTGGGACATACAGTGGAACTCCATGAAGCAGCAGTTTGAACAGAAG ATCACAGACCTCAGGCAGCGGCTGGCGGACTCTCAGAAGGCCGTGGGGGAGCTGGAGGCAGAGCGGGAGCAGAGACAGCGGGATTACGATAAGAAGCTTCTGCTGGCAAAGTCCAAGATCGAGAACCTACAG GCGGAGAAGGAGGTCTTAAGTACAGAGACTGGGGAGCAGAGGCAGAAGGTTCGTTACCTGCAGGAGCAGCTGCTGCCGCTCAGTAAACAGCGTGAATATCAAGAGAAGGAGATCCAGCGCCTCAATCGC GCCCTGGAAGAAGCCCTGAACCTGCACCCCCCGTCGTCGGCTCAGCAACCTCAGTTTGGGAACCATGGAGACGGGTCGGGAGGCAGCCGGCGTCAGGAGCTTCTGACCCAGATCGCCGTGCTGAAGGAGCAG GTGAAGATCTTCGAGGAGGACTTCCAGAAGGAGAGGAGCGACAGGGAGAGGATGaatgaggagaaggaggatCTGCGGAGACAGGTGGACAGGCTTCAGGGCCAGATGACCAATCTCACCAATCAG CTGCATCAGACACAGAGTGAGTGTCAGAGAGAGCGTGCAGAGAGGTGTAAGCTGGAGAGACTGCACATGCACCTCAAACAG GGCCCGCATGAGCGACGTACCTCAGACCCCACGTCCAGCTCTGCCAACGGGCCCCTGAGCCCCCCCTACATTGGGCACTTcgcggcccccggcccccccgccccgtccCAGGGCTTCGAGGCCTGGCCCGCCCACTGCCCCCCGAGGATGCCCAACATCGGCCCCACCCACGGGCGGGACTTCCAGCCCCATCACCCA GGGTTCCCCTGGCAGACTTCGTTCCCTCAGCCCCGAGGCGGGAGAGCACCCCCAGAGGCCCCACGACCGCCCCCAGAGAACACAG ATGCCCCTGCCGCAGGGTTCGGGAAGCGGGAGCGACAGAACATGGACCCCGGGAAGCACTGA